A genomic segment from Veillonellaceae bacterium encodes:
- the mrdA gene encoding penicillin-binding protein 2, which produces MVGKGNPRLDILCYMVILVIFLLIVRLGYLQIYQGEEYYQKAENNRIRLMPVMAPRGSFYDRNGELLVSNRPGFSVSLVPIKGPIPDDVLDKLANILGMNVADIKMKIKQQSSPLAPVRIKSDVGQEIITKIEERRGELPGVVIEVEPIRNYINNELGAHMFGYVGEISEAELEKKKADGYRSGDILGKFGLERVYDKELRGTDGGAQIEVNVAGRPVRMLGKKEPLLGNSLVLTIDAKLQKVAEKAVDDRLNYLQKRMGNPGAKAAAVVVMNPNTGEILAMVSRPAFNPNLFNGGISFKDWREINENPYNPMQNRAIGAEYPPGSVFKIVTGLAALESGKVTLEEKIFDTGRHWLVPKGNSHGVAAGWISFHEAMVKSNNVYFYEMGNRLGIDLLEQWTRRFGLGSLTGIKLTGEADGLVANRKYKEKVYEEEWYLSETFDAAIGQGFQLTTPLQMASVISQIANGGHRYRPYLVSKIVSPNGDTITTFEPEEVGSLNVSERTLTAIRNALREVTVPGGTAGYVFTGFPVPIAGKTSTAENPHGDDHGWFVAYGPFDNPTIAVAVIVEQGGYGSDAAAPIVRKIMEAAFNLPPSKDAADMLAEEEAAKNPSSSRLAKPAN; this is translated from the coding sequence ATGGTTGGGAAAGGAAATCCCAGATTAGATATATTGTGTTACATGGTAATATTGGTAATCTTCCTGTTGATTGTTCGTTTGGGGTATCTACAGATCTATCAAGGCGAGGAATATTATCAGAAAGCAGAAAATAACCGAATAAGACTCATGCCAGTCATGGCGCCGCGCGGCAGTTTCTATGACCGGAACGGAGAACTGCTTGTATCGAATCGGCCGGGCTTCTCGGTATCTCTGGTGCCGATAAAAGGGCCAATACCTGACGATGTGCTGGATAAGTTAGCGAATATTCTCGGCATGAATGTAGCAGATATAAAAATGAAAATAAAGCAGCAGTCCAGTCCGCTGGCACCGGTGCGTATAAAAAGTGATGTCGGGCAGGAAATTATCACAAAGATTGAGGAACGCCGTGGTGAACTGCCGGGCGTAGTCATTGAAGTTGAGCCGATACGAAACTATATAAATAACGAACTTGGTGCCCATATGTTTGGCTACGTTGGCGAGATTAGTGAGGCTGAACTGGAGAAGAAAAAGGCCGATGGGTACAGGTCAGGTGACATTCTTGGCAAATTCGGTCTTGAGAGAGTCTATGATAAAGAACTCCGCGGTACTGACGGGGGAGCTCAGATCGAGGTTAATGTTGCGGGACGTCCTGTAAGGATGCTGGGTAAAAAGGAACCGTTGTTGGGCAATAGCTTAGTTCTGACAATTGACGCTAAGCTTCAAAAGGTTGCTGAGAAGGCAGTAGACGACCGCCTCAATTACTTGCAGAAAAGAATGGGGAATCCTGGAGCTAAGGCTGCTGCCGTAGTTGTTATGAATCCTAATACTGGGGAAATTCTAGCAATGGTTAGTCGGCCGGCGTTTAATCCTAACCTGTTTAACGGCGGGATTTCATTTAAAGATTGGAGGGAAATAAATGAAAACCCGTATAATCCGATGCAGAATCGAGCTATAGGTGCCGAGTATCCGCCTGGGTCGGTGTTTAAAATAGTTACCGGTCTTGCTGCCCTTGAATCCGGTAAAGTGACACTGGAAGAAAAGATTTTCGATACCGGGCGGCACTGGCTGGTTCCTAAAGGCAACTCCCACGGAGTAGCTGCGGGTTGGATCAGTTTTCACGAAGCAATGGTAAAATCAAATAACGTTTACTTTTATGAAATGGGTAATCGTTTAGGCATTGACCTGCTCGAGCAATGGACGCGAAGATTCGGCCTGGGGTCGCTGACTGGCATTAAACTGACGGGCGAGGCTGATGGTTTGGTTGCAAACCGCAAATATAAAGAAAAAGTGTATGAAGAGGAATGGTATTTATCTGAAACCTTTGACGCCGCAATAGGCCAGGGTTTTCAGCTAACAACACCGCTGCAGATGGCCTCGGTTATCAGTCAGATAGCTAATGGCGGCCACCGTTACCGTCCCTACTTGGTAAGCAAAATAGTTTCGCCTAATGGTGACACTATTACGACCTTTGAACCGGAAGAAGTAGGCTCGCTGAACGTTTCGGAGCGAACTTTGACCGCTATTCGCAATGCCTTGCGTGAAGTTACTGTGCCGGGTGGAACTGCGGGATATGTATTTACAGGCTTTCCAGTTCCAATTGCCGGGAAAACAAGTACGGCCGAGAATCCGCATGGCGATGATCATGGTTGGTTTGTCGCCTATGGTCCCTTTGACAATCCAACTATCGCTGTGGCCGTAATCGTCGAGCAAGGCGGTTATGGATCAGACGCGGCAGCCCCGATTGTCCGAAAGATTATGGAAGCTGCCTTTAACTTGCCTCCTTCCAAAGATGCAGCCGATATGCTGGCTGAAGAGGAAGCAGCAAAAAATCCTTCCTCCAGTCGGCTTGCTAAACCTGCTAATTAA